The Streptomyces nitrosporeus genome includes a window with the following:
- a CDS encoding MFS transporter: MSTTVPPAGDPEAGTPAPQGMRRVATASFIGTAIEFYDYYIYGTAAALVLNEAFFPGLSKTAGTLATLSTFAVGFAARPLGAAIFGHYGDRIGRKAVLVVSLLMMGLSTGAIGLLPGYETIGVAAPVLLVLLRLIQGLGLGGEWGGAALLAVEHAPAKKRGLYAAAAQMGSPVGYFAATVTFLLMSGLLGDEAFEGWGWRIPFLLSFVLVAVGLFIRLKVAESPAFVKAAEKSEAAKTPLMEAFRRHPKEMLLGAGMITVVYVMFYTAATYCMTYTTDTLEIPKNDMLALTLVAVLVLGVSTFAVAKWSDVIGRRKLIIGGAAFGVVWGAVIFPLLDTGNYALIAVALSGALLCMGIIYGPAGAYMPELFSTRVRYSGAGFSYNLGGVLGGAAAPLVVTALAESYSPAVGGWFMSGMALLSLVCVLALPETKDRDLDAV; the protein is encoded by the coding sequence ATGAGCACCACAGTTCCCCCTGCCGGCGATCCGGAAGCCGGTACTCCGGCGCCCCAGGGCATGCGCCGCGTCGCGACGGCCAGTTTCATCGGCACGGCCATCGAGTTCTACGACTACTACATCTACGGGACCGCGGCCGCGCTCGTCCTCAACGAGGCGTTCTTCCCCGGGCTTTCGAAAACCGCGGGCACCCTGGCCACCCTCTCGACCTTCGCCGTGGGTTTCGCGGCCCGCCCGCTGGGCGCCGCGATATTCGGGCACTACGGCGACCGGATCGGGCGCAAGGCGGTGCTGGTCGTCTCGCTGCTGATGATGGGACTGTCCACCGGCGCGATCGGGCTCCTGCCCGGCTACGAGACGATCGGTGTCGCCGCCCCGGTCCTGCTCGTACTGCTGCGCCTGATCCAGGGCCTGGGCCTGGGCGGCGAGTGGGGCGGCGCGGCCCTGCTGGCCGTGGAGCACGCACCGGCGAAGAAGCGCGGCCTGTACGCCGCCGCGGCGCAGATGGGCTCTCCCGTGGGCTACTTCGCCGCGACCGTCACCTTCCTGCTGATGTCCGGTCTGCTGGGCGACGAGGCGTTCGAGGGCTGGGGCTGGCGGATTCCGTTCCTGCTCTCCTTCGTGCTCGTCGCGGTCGGTCTCTTCATCCGGCTGAAGGTCGCGGAGTCCCCGGCCTTCGTCAAGGCGGCCGAGAAGAGCGAAGCGGCGAAGACCCCGCTCATGGAGGCGTTCCGCAGGCACCCCAAGGAGATGCTGCTCGGCGCCGGCATGATCACCGTGGTGTACGTGATGTTCTACACCGCGGCGACCTACTGCATGACCTACACGACGGACACCCTGGAGATCCCGAAGAACGACATGCTGGCGCTGACCCTGGTCGCGGTCCTGGTGCTCGGGGTGTCCACCTTCGCGGTGGCGAAGTGGTCCGACGTGATCGGCCGCCGCAAGCTCATCATCGGCGGCGCGGCGTTCGGTGTGGTGTGGGGCGCGGTGATCTTCCCGCTGCTGGACACCGGGAACTACGCGCTGATCGCGGTGGCGCTCAGCGGCGCCCTGCTCTGCATGGGCATCATCTACGGCCCGGCCGGCGCCTACATGCCGGAGCTGTTCTCGACCCGGGTGCGGTACTCGGGTGCCGGCTTCTCCTACAACCTCGGCGGGGTGCTGGGCGGTGCGGCGGCCCCGCTGGTGGTGACGGCCCTGGCGGAGAGCTACAGCCCCGCGGTCGGCGGCTGGTTCATGAGCGGCATGGCCCTGCTCTCCCTGGTGTGCGTGCTGGCGCTGCCGGAGACCAAGGACCGGGATCTGGATGCCGTCTGA
- a CDS encoding catalase, with the protein MSETADKGSAEKDERPYLTNRQGHPVHDNQNQRTVGARGPATLENYQFLEKISHFDRERIPERVVHARGVTAYGYFEAYGKWGDEPIGRYTRARLFQEAGKRTDVAVRFSTVIGGRDSSEAARDPRGFAVKFYTEDGNWDLVGNNLGIFFIRDAIKFPDVIHALKPDPVTHEQKPARIFDFMSQTPESMHMLVNLFSPRGIPADYRHMQGFGVNTYKWVNSEGGTVLVKYHWLPKQGVSSMTEEDAANIQADELGHATKDLYEAIGRGDHPEWELVVQMMSDDEHPELDFDPLDDTKTWPEQDFPPKAVGRMVLDRMPDNYFAENEQASFGTGVLVDGLDFSDDKMLVGRTFSYSDTQRYRVGPNYLQLPVNQAKAARVATNQRDGLMAYDNGHGGENPEVNYEPSITGGLREAGPLTHDEQGPVIEGRLTRSRIPRTNDYLQAGQRYQLMEEWEQDDLVKNFTALFSQCARPVQERMVWHCLMADNELGLRVGEGIGISPSDVAHLPPLATQNLSEEERERLSRLGSNPPRDVTGLTMTHCVPDKRHVVER; encoded by the coding sequence GTGAGCGAGACCGCGGACAAGGGGTCTGCCGAGAAGGACGAGCGGCCGTACCTGACCAACCGCCAGGGCCACCCCGTCCACGACAACCAGAACCAGCGCACGGTCGGCGCCCGTGGCCCGGCGACTCTGGAGAACTACCAGTTCCTGGAGAAGATCAGCCATTTCGACCGGGAACGCATCCCGGAGCGTGTCGTCCACGCGCGCGGGGTGACGGCGTACGGCTACTTCGAGGCGTACGGCAAGTGGGGCGACGAGCCCATCGGCCGGTACACCCGGGCCAGGCTGTTCCAGGAGGCCGGCAAGCGGACCGACGTCGCCGTGCGCTTCTCCACCGTGATCGGCGGCCGCGACTCCTCCGAGGCGGCCCGGGACCCGCGGGGCTTCGCCGTGAAGTTCTACACGGAGGACGGCAACTGGGACCTGGTGGGGAACAACCTCGGGATCTTCTTCATCCGGGACGCCATCAAGTTCCCCGACGTCATCCACGCGCTCAAGCCCGACCCGGTGACCCACGAGCAGAAACCGGCCCGGATCTTCGACTTCATGTCGCAGACCCCGGAGAGCATGCACATGCTGGTGAACCTCTTCAGTCCCCGGGGCATCCCGGCCGACTACCGCCATATGCAGGGCTTCGGCGTCAACACCTACAAGTGGGTGAACTCCGAGGGCGGCACGGTCCTGGTCAAGTACCACTGGCTGCCCAAGCAGGGTGTCAGCAGCATGACCGAGGAGGACGCGGCGAACATCCAGGCGGACGAGCTGGGTCACGCGACGAAGGACCTGTACGAGGCCATCGGGCGCGGCGACCACCCCGAGTGGGAACTGGTCGTCCAGATGATGTCCGACGACGAGCACCCCGAGCTGGACTTCGACCCGCTGGACGACACCAAGACCTGGCCCGAGCAGGACTTCCCGCCGAAGGCGGTGGGGCGCATGGTGCTCGACCGGATGCCGGACAACTACTTCGCGGAGAACGAGCAGGCCTCGTTCGGCACCGGTGTCCTGGTGGACGGGCTGGACTTCTCGGACGACAAGATGCTGGTCGGCCGTACGTTCTCCTACAGCGACACCCAGCGCTACCGGGTCGGCCCGAACTACCTCCAGCTGCCGGTCAACCAGGCCAAGGCCGCCCGTGTCGCCACCAACCAGCGCGACGGCCTGATGGCCTACGACAACGGCCACGGCGGTGAGAACCCGGAGGTCAACTACGAACCGTCGATCACCGGCGGGCTGCGGGAGGCCGGCCCCCTCACCCACGACGAGCAGGGCCCGGTGATCGAGGGCCGGCTCACCCGGTCCAGGATCCCCCGCACCAACGACTACCTCCAGGCCGGCCAGCGCTACCAGCTGATGGAGGAGTGGGAGCAGGACGATCTGGTCAAGAACTTCACCGCTCTCTTCTCCCAGTGCGCCCGGCCCGTGCAGGAGCGGATGGTCTGGCACTGCCTGATGGCGGACAACGAGCTCGGGCTCCGGGTCGGCGAGGGCATCGGCATCAGCCCCTCCGACGTCGCCCACCTCCCTCCGCTGGCCACCCAGAACCTCAGCGAGGAGGAGCGCGAACGGCTCTCGCGGCTCGGCAGCAACCCTCCGCGGGACGTCACCGGGCTGACCATGACGCACTGCGTCCCCGACAAGCGGCACGTGGTGGAACGCTGA
- a CDS encoding DMT family transporter, producing the protein MEANVRWVLLTAIAPVAWGANYFVTREFLPADHPLYGAVLRALPAGLLLLALRRRLPRGAWWWRSAVLGLLNMSVFFVLVYVASQLLPTSLASTVMALSPMAMTLMAWGLVSERPRSAHLAGAVTGLAGVGLMVLTGSEEMHAKGLLVSVAAMLVSSFGHILAKRWSTGADVLTSTAWQLTAGGLLLLPVAVAVEGAPPAFSPPALLGFSYTALVATSLAFVVWFAGLRRLPAGTVGMIGLLNPVTGVLLGTLLAAEMLTVQQVGGLVLVLTGVVLGRPVRAKRPGGTRSPALSAPGGGHPGEPSARDPL; encoded by the coding sequence ATGGAAGCAAACGTGCGGTGGGTGCTGCTGACCGCGATCGCGCCGGTGGCCTGGGGGGCCAACTACTTCGTCACACGCGAGTTCCTCCCCGCCGACCACCCGCTGTACGGAGCCGTTCTGCGGGCCCTGCCCGCGGGCCTTCTCCTGCTGGCCCTGCGCAGGCGGCTGCCACGCGGTGCGTGGTGGTGGAGGTCGGCGGTGCTCGGCCTGCTCAACATGAGCGTGTTCTTCGTCCTCGTCTACGTCGCTTCCCAGCTGCTGCCGACGAGCCTGGCGTCAACCGTCATGGCGCTGTCCCCGATGGCGATGACGCTCATGGCCTGGGGCCTGGTGTCCGAGCGCCCGCGGTCCGCCCATCTGGCGGGGGCCGTGACCGGGCTCGCCGGGGTGGGTCTCATGGTGCTCACCGGCTCGGAGGAGATGCACGCGAAGGGGCTCCTCGTCTCGGTCGCGGCCATGCTCGTATCGTCCTTCGGTCACATCCTGGCCAAACGGTGGAGCACCGGCGCCGACGTGCTCACCTCGACCGCCTGGCAGCTCACCGCGGGGGGACTGCTCCTGCTGCCCGTCGCCGTGGCCGTGGAGGGCGCTCCCCCCGCGTTCTCCCCACCGGCGCTCCTCGGCTTCTCCTACACCGCTCTGGTCGCCACCTCCCTGGCCTTCGTCGTCTGGTTCGCAGGCCTGCGGCGCCTGCCCGCGGGCACCGTAGGCATGATCGGGCTGCTCAACCCCGTCACCGGTGTGCTGCTCGGTACCCTGCTCGCCGCCGAGATGCTGACCGTCCAGCAGGTGGGCGGACTGGTGCTGGTCCTGACCGGAGTCGTCCTCGGACGGCCCGTCCGTGCGAAACGGCCCGGCGGCACCCGGTCACCTGCCCTCTCCGCCCCGGGCGGAGGCCACCCGGGAGAGCCTTCCGCCCGCGATCCCCTGTGA
- a CDS encoding MarR family winged helix-turn-helix transcriptional regulator — protein sequence MEERQPLDRVARIQADWRHQRPDVDVSPQGVIGRLHRLAARLTEELSRVYDRYGLSEGEFDVLCALRRAGAPYERAPGDLAAHTMVTTGAMTKRVDRLERAGLVTRRRSDDDRRGRIVALTGPGRQLIDQAFTDHMRNERRLLDLLTPSEAEALEPLLTAWLFRVEHPRPSGGG from the coding sequence ATGGAGGAACGGCAGCCGTTGGACCGCGTAGCCCGTATCCAGGCCGACTGGCGTCACCAGCGGCCTGACGTCGACGTCTCCCCTCAGGGAGTGATCGGCCGGCTGCATCGCCTGGCTGCCCGGCTCACCGAGGAACTCTCCCGCGTGTACGACCGCTACGGCCTCAGCGAGGGGGAGTTCGACGTCCTGTGCGCACTGCGCCGTGCGGGCGCGCCCTACGAACGGGCGCCGGGTGACCTTGCCGCGCACACCATGGTCACCACCGGCGCGATGACGAAGAGGGTCGACCGTCTGGAGCGGGCCGGACTCGTCACCCGCCGCCGTTCCGACGACGACCGGCGCGGCCGGATCGTCGCCCTCACCGGTCCCGGACGGCAGCTGATCGACCAGGCGTTCACCGACCACATGCGCAACGAACGGCGCCTGCTGGACCTGCTGACGCCCTCCGAGGCCGAAGCCCTCGAACCCCTGCTCACGGCCTGGCTCTTCCGCGTCGAGCATCCACGCCCTTCCGGCGGCGGGTGA
- a CDS encoding MarR family winged helix-turn-helix transcriptional regulator codes for MGRPSTYEVEYEQMLLSRYGLQQHRAGHGGGRRLERSAYVLLSRLRVQGPMSIGELSDALGLDASTLNRQTAAVVRARQAERIPDPAGGMARKFRITEEGSRLLDEERERTAETLERVMAEWPEQDVAAFAGYLKRFNAGIERLSGRPWPRP; via the coding sequence ATGGGCAGGCCGTCGACGTACGAGGTCGAGTACGAGCAGATGCTCCTGAGCCGTTACGGCCTCCAGCAGCACCGCGCGGGACACGGCGGCGGCAGAAGGCTGGAGCGCAGCGCCTATGTCCTGCTCAGCCGGCTCCGCGTCCAGGGCCCCATGTCGATCGGTGAACTGAGCGACGCCCTGGGACTCGACGCCTCCACCCTCAACCGGCAGACCGCCGCGGTGGTCCGGGCCCGTCAGGCCGAGCGCATCCCCGATCCGGCCGGGGGCATGGCCCGGAAGTTCCGGATCACCGAGGAGGGCTCCCGCCTGCTGGACGAGGAGCGCGAACGCACCGCCGAGACCCTGGAGCGGGTGATGGCCGAATGGCCCGAGCAGGACGTCGCCGCCTTCGCGGGCTACCTCAAGCGGTTCAACGCGGGCATCGAGCGCCTCAGCGGCCGGCCCTGGCCGCGCCCCTGA
- a CDS encoding MFS transporter, with the protein MEVPQPSARSGGVVATLAFAGTTAAIMQTLVTPLIQDLPKILHTSSANSAWVITVTLLVAGVCVPVTGRLGDLLGKRRMLLACSVPLIVGSVVCALSSSVVPMIVGRGLQGMGMGMVPLGIALLRDVVPAEKLSSSIALVSASMGIGGGLGLPISAAVAQYTSWRVLFWGSAVLAVGIAALIWFLIPDVPPGAKGQRFDYPGAVGLGIGLVSLLLAVSKGAEWGWGSATTLGLFALAVVALLAWGFWETRTRDPLVDLRTTARPRVLFTNAASLFVGFGMYASMLIIPQLLQFPEATGYGLGQSMLAAGLWMAPGGIMMMVISPLGGKLTDARGPKFTLICGTLVIAAGYGLSLVLMGSAWGLMLVIMVINGGVGLAYGAMPALIMSSVPLNETAAANGFNTLMRSLGTSIGAAVIGVVLSQMTVSAGGFSLTSESGFRAGLVVGAGVALVAALIAALIPAARAARDEAVEAAAPTAPEPAAAKA; encoded by the coding sequence ATGGAAGTACCCCAGCCCTCCGCCCGCTCGGGCGGCGTGGTCGCCACCCTGGCGTTCGCGGGCACCACGGCGGCAATCATGCAGACCCTGGTGACGCCTCTGATCCAGGATCTCCCGAAGATCCTGCACACCTCGTCCGCGAACAGCGCCTGGGTGATCACGGTCACCCTGCTCGTGGCCGGCGTCTGCGTGCCCGTCACCGGACGGCTCGGCGACCTGCTGGGCAAGCGCCGCATGCTGCTGGCGTGTTCCGTGCCGCTGATCGTGGGCTCGGTGGTCTGCGCGCTCTCCTCCTCCGTCGTCCCGATGATCGTCGGGCGCGGCCTCCAGGGCATGGGCATGGGCATGGTCCCGCTCGGCATCGCCCTGCTGCGCGACGTGGTCCCCGCGGAGAAGCTCAGCTCCTCCATCGCGCTGGTCAGCGCCTCCATGGGCATCGGCGGCGGCCTCGGCCTGCCGATCTCCGCGGCGGTCGCCCAGTACACCAGCTGGCGCGTCCTCTTCTGGGGTTCCGCCGTGCTCGCCGTCGGCATCGCCGCGTTGATCTGGTTCCTGATCCCGGACGTCCCGCCGGGCGCCAAGGGCCAGCGCTTCGACTACCCGGGCGCGGTCGGGCTCGGCATCGGGCTGGTCAGCCTGCTGCTCGCGGTCTCCAAGGGCGCGGAGTGGGGCTGGGGTTCGGCGACGACCCTCGGCCTGTTCGCCCTCGCCGTCGTGGCCCTGCTGGCCTGGGGCTTCTGGGAGACCCGCACCCGCGACCCGCTGGTCGACCTGCGCACCACGGCACGCCCGCGCGTCCTGTTCACCAACGCGGCGTCCCTCTTCGTCGGCTTCGGCATGTACGCCAGCATGCTGATCATCCCCCAGCTGCTGCAGTTCCCCGAGGCCACCGGCTACGGCCTGGGCCAGTCGATGCTCGCGGCCGGTCTGTGGATGGCCCCCGGCGGCATCATGATGATGGTCATCTCACCGCTCGGCGGGAAGCTCACCGACGCCCGGGGCCCGAAGTTCACCCTGATCTGCGGAACGCTCGTCATCGCGGCCGGATACGGCCTCTCGCTGGTCCTGATGGGCTCCGCCTGGGGCCTGATGCTGGTCATCATGGTCATCAACGGCGGTGTCGGCCTCGCCTACGGGGCGATGCCCGCCCTGATCATGAGTTCCGTGCCGCTCAACGAGACGGCGGCCGCCAACGGCTTCAACACGCTGATGCGCTCCCTGGGCACGTCGATCGGCGCCGCGGTGATCGGTGTGGTCCTCTCCCAGATGACCGTCTCCGCGGGCGGTTTCAGCCTCACCTCGGAGAGCGGCTTCCGTGCCGGTCTGGTCGTCGGCGCCGGTGTCGCCCTGGTGGCCGCGTTGATCGCCGCCCTCATCCCGGCCGCGCGCGCGGCCCGGGACGAGGCGGTGGAGGCGGCAGCCCCCACGGCCCCGGAGCCGGCCGCGGCGAAGGCCTGA
- a CDS encoding hemolysin family protein, whose translation MTAVQLLIGALTLLTNAFFVGAEFALISVRRSQIEPAALKGNARARSTLWGLEHLSAVMATAQLGITISSLVLGAVAEPAIAHLLEPPFHAVGVPEGLIHPIAFVIALTAATYLHMLIGEMVPKNIALAAPAPTALLLGPPLVALTRAMRPVIFGINAFANALLRLLKVEPKSEVAAVFTDDELVRLVKDSSDAGLLDPADGERLRDALELGTRPVGEVMVPLGRTVTVGHDITPARLERTAAASGFSRLPVTGPGGAILGYLHIKDALGTERRHEPFPSAALHPVIRVEIDTPLDDTMTAMRAGDTHLAAVTGEKGTVIGFVTMEDVLGELVGPSATV comes from the coding sequence ATGACCGCCGTCCAGTTGCTGATCGGCGCGCTGACGCTGCTGACCAACGCCTTCTTCGTCGGCGCGGAGTTCGCCCTGATCTCCGTACGCCGCAGCCAGATCGAGCCGGCCGCGCTCAAGGGCAACGCCCGCGCCAGGTCCACCCTGTGGGGTCTGGAGCACCTGTCCGCGGTGATGGCCACCGCCCAGCTCGGCATCACGATCTCCTCGCTGGTGCTGGGCGCCGTCGCGGAGCCGGCGATCGCGCATCTGCTGGAGCCGCCGTTCCACGCCGTCGGTGTCCCGGAGGGGCTGATCCACCCGATCGCGTTCGTGATCGCGCTGACGGCCGCGACGTATCTGCACATGCTCATCGGCGAGATGGTGCCGAAGAACATCGCGCTGGCCGCCCCGGCGCCGACCGCGCTGCTGCTGGGCCCGCCGCTGGTGGCGCTCACCCGCGCCATGCGTCCGGTCATCTTCGGCATCAACGCCTTCGCCAACGCCCTCCTCAGGCTCCTGAAGGTGGAGCCGAAGAGCGAGGTCGCCGCCGTCTTCACGGACGACGAGCTCGTCCGCCTGGTCAAGGACTCCAGCGACGCCGGTCTGCTGGACCCGGCGGACGGCGAGCGGCTGCGGGACGCGCTGGAGCTGGGCACCCGGCCGGTCGGGGAGGTGATGGTGCCGCTCGGCAGGACGGTGACCGTCGGCCACGACATCACTCCGGCGCGCCTGGAGCGCACGGCGGCGGCCAGCGGGTTCTCGCGGCTGCCGGTGACGGGCCCGGGAGGGGCGATCCTGGGGTACCTGCACATCAAGGACGCGCTCGGTACGGAGCGGCGGCACGAGCCCTTCCCGTCGGCCGCGCTCCATCCGGTGATCCGGGTGGAGATCGACACGCCGCTGGACGACACGATGACCGCCATGCGCGCCGGGGACACCCACCTGGCCGCGGTCACGGGGGAGAAGGGCACGGTGATCGGGTTCGTGACGATGGAGGACGTGCTGGGCGAGCTGGTCGGCCCGTCCGCCACCGTCTGA
- a CDS encoding hemolysin family protein yields MTEVLLLLVALALTLACAVFVAAEFSLTTIERGELERAAESGERGAGSALEAVKRLTFQLSGAQLGITVTSLVIGMLAEPSLAVLLRGPLEAAGLPSGAVSTVATLLGVTVATVVLMVVGELVPKNWAISSPLAVAKVVAGPQRAFTAFFGPLIRHLNNTANRLVRRFGLDPQEELASARSPQELVALARHSALEGAMEQDSAELFVRTLHLGELTAENVMTPRVDVQALEAHATAADAANLTLATGLSRFPVYRDSLDEVIGTVHIRDVLALDEAVRARTPVTELATPPLLVPDSLPVDRMLQRLRQSRTMAVVIDEYGGTAGVATVEDVVEEVVGEVRDEHDPHERPDLMRLELSADGRTVWEADGSVRLDQLEEIGLTAPDGPYETLAGLLAARLERIPRLTDRVEADGWQFAVLHVAHHRADRVRITAPAPKIAEEVR; encoded by the coding sequence GTGACGGAAGTACTTCTGCTGCTCGTCGCGCTCGCCCTCACCCTCGCGTGTGCGGTGTTCGTCGCGGCCGAGTTCTCGCTGACCACCATCGAGCGCGGCGAGCTGGAGCGTGCCGCCGAGTCCGGTGAGCGCGGAGCGGGAAGCGCGCTGGAGGCGGTCAAACGCCTGACCTTCCAGCTGTCCGGTGCCCAGCTGGGCATCACGGTCACCTCCCTGGTCATCGGCATGCTCGCCGAGCCCTCGCTGGCCGTGCTGCTGCGCGGTCCGCTGGAGGCCGCCGGCCTGCCCTCCGGGGCGGTGTCCACCGTCGCGACGCTGCTCGGGGTCACCGTGGCCACCGTGGTGCTGATGGTCGTCGGTGAGCTGGTCCCGAAGAACTGGGCGATCTCCAGCCCACTGGCCGTCGCCAAGGTCGTGGCCGGTCCGCAGCGCGCGTTCACCGCGTTCTTCGGTCCGCTGATCCGGCACCTGAACAACACCGCCAACCGGCTGGTGCGGCGTTTCGGCCTGGATCCGCAGGAGGAGCTGGCCTCGGCGCGCAGCCCGCAGGAGCTGGTGGCGCTCGCCCGGCACTCCGCGCTGGAGGGGGCCATGGAGCAGGACTCGGCGGAGCTGTTCGTCCGTACGCTGCACCTGGGCGAGCTGACCGCGGAGAACGTGATGACGCCCCGTGTCGACGTCCAGGCCCTGGAGGCCCACGCGACCGCGGCGGACGCCGCCAACCTCACCCTGGCCACGGGCCTGTCCCGTTTCCCGGTCTACCGGGACAGCCTGGACGAGGTCATCGGCACGGTGCACATCCGTGACGTCCTGGCGCTCGACGAGGCCGTCCGCGCGCGCACCCCGGTGACCGAGCTCGCCACCCCGCCGCTGCTGGTGCCGGACTCCCTCCCGGTGGACCGCATGCTGCAGCGGCTGCGGCAGAGCAGGACGATGGCCGTGGTCATCGACGAGTACGGCGGTACGGCGGGTGTCGCCACGGTGGAGGACGTCGTGGAGGAGGTCGTCGGCGAGGTACGCGACGAGCACGACCCGCACGAGCGGCCCGACCTGATGCGGCTGGAGCTGTCGGCGGACGGCCGGACGGTGTGGGAGGCCGACGGAAGCGTCCGGCTGGACCAGCTGGAGGAGATCGGCCTCACCGCGCCCGACGGCCCGTACGAGACGCTGGCCGGGCTGCTCGCGGCGCGGCTGGAGCGCATCCCGCGCCTGACCGACCGCGTCGAGGCGGACGGCTGGCAGTTCGCCGTGCTGCACGTCGCGCACCACCGGGCCGACCGCGTCCGGATCACCGCCCCCGCCCCGAAGATCGCCGAGGAGGTCCGATGA
- a CDS encoding M56 family metallopeptidase: protein MGVFVFLPLVLPLSAWPVARLAAHHLHPRTATRLLSVVAAVLALCSTLCLALLVVVGTAQLPGNPLPDGWSDPEVREALPYDEVAGSAAIPLLGAVVASCGWTAWRHRRVRRGAGRALAGLRRTPVAVLPDDVPYAYALPGGPGRVVVSTALLDCLEPAERRALFAHERSHLAGSHHRFLLTAQLAARANPFLRPLRTAVAYTAERWADEDAAAAVGSRRVVARAIGKAALVSRGAPAVTFAHFAAPGPVPRRVAALLGPAPAARAWPPAFTAAGLAMWGAAAGTTVSALSSANAAVTLFFVLKAATPL, encoded by the coding sequence ATGGGTGTCTTCGTCTTCCTGCCCCTGGTGCTGCCGCTGAGCGCGTGGCCGGTGGCCCGGCTGGCGGCGCACCACCTCCATCCGCGCACCGCGACCCGGCTGCTGTCGGTGGTCGCCGCGGTCCTGGCGCTGTGCAGCACGCTCTGCCTCGCCCTGCTGGTGGTGGTCGGCACGGCCCAGCTGCCCGGCAACCCGCTGCCCGACGGGTGGTCGGATCCGGAGGTGCGGGAGGCACTGCCGTACGACGAGGTGGCGGGCAGCGCGGCGATACCGCTGCTGGGCGCGGTGGTCGCCTCGTGCGGCTGGACCGCGTGGCGTCACCGCCGGGTGCGGCGGGGCGCGGGGCGCGCGCTGGCGGGACTGCGGCGCACCCCGGTGGCGGTGCTGCCCGACGACGTGCCGTACGCCTACGCGCTGCCCGGCGGGCCGGGGCGGGTCGTCGTCTCGACGGCGCTGCTGGACTGCCTGGAGCCGGCGGAGCGCCGGGCGCTGTTCGCGCACGAGCGGTCCCATCTGGCCGGTTCCCATCACCGTTTCCTGCTCACCGCGCAGCTGGCGGCGCGGGCCAACCCGTTCCTGCGGCCGCTGCGTACGGCGGTGGCGTACACCGCCGAGCGGTGGGCCGACGAGGACGCGGCCGCGGCGGTCGGCAGCCGGCGGGTGGTGGCCCGGGCCATCGGCAAGGCCGCGCTGGTCTCGCGGGGCGCGCCCGCGGTGACGTTCGCCCACTTCGCGGCGCCGGGCCCGGTGCCGCGCCGGGTCGCGGCCCTGCTGGGACCGGCCCCGGCCGCGCGGGCGTGGCCGCCCGCCTTCACCGCCGCGGGGCTGGCCATGTGGGGGGCGGCGGCCGGCACGACGGTCTCCGCCCTGTCGTCGGCGAACGCGGCGGTCACCCTCTTCTTCGTACTGAAGGCGGCCACACCCCTGTAG
- a CDS encoding BlaI/MecI/CopY family transcriptional regulator produces MTDVDTGGGQPRRRGQGELEAQVLATLCRAPGPATAAWVQERLDGRVAYTTVMTILTRLQAKGAVERRREGRSFRWTPTSDEAGLAALRMRRVLDGESDREAVLASFLTGLTPGDERLLRDLLAQAADEPEA; encoded by the coding sequence GTGACGGACGTGGACACCGGCGGCGGACAGCCGCGGCGGCGCGGTCAGGGAGAGCTGGAGGCGCAGGTCCTGGCCACGCTCTGCCGGGCCCCGGGTCCGGCGACGGCGGCCTGGGTGCAGGAGCGGCTGGACGGCCGGGTCGCCTACACCACGGTGATGACGATCCTGACGCGGCTCCAGGCGAAGGGGGCCGTGGAGCGGCGTCGGGAGGGCCGTTCGTTCCGGTGGACCCCGACGTCCGACGAGGCGGGCCTGGCGGCGCTGCGGATGCGCAGGGTGCTGGACGGCGAGAGCGACCGCGAGGCCGTGCTGGCGAGTTTCCTGACCGGTCTGACGCCGGGCGACGAGCGGTTGCTGCGGGACCTGCTGGCCCAGGCGGCCGACGAACCGGAAGCCTAG